From the genome of Equus asinus isolate D_3611 breed Donkey chromosome 24, EquAss-T2T_v2, whole genome shotgun sequence, one region includes:
- the GPR6 gene encoding G-protein coupled receptor 6, whose translation MNASASSLNESQVVAVAAEGAATAVTAAGARDAGEWGPPAAALALGGGGAANGSLELSSQLPAGPPGLLLSAVNPWDVLLCVSGTVIAGENALVVALIASTPALRTPMFVLVGSLATADLLAGCGLILHFVFQYVVPSETVSLLIVGFLVASFAASVSSLLAITVDRYLSLYNALTYYSRRTLLGVHLLLAATWTVSLGLGLLPVLGWNCLAERAACSVVRPLTRSHVALLSAAFFAVFGIMLHLYVRICQVVWRHAHQIALQQHCLAPPHLAATRKGVGTLAVVLGTFGASWLPFAIYCVVGSHEDPAVYTYATLLPATYNSMINPIIYAFRNQEIQRALWLLFCGCFQSKVPFRSRSPSEV comes from the coding sequence ATGAACGCGAGCGCCTCATCGCTCAACGAGTCCCAGGTGGTGGCAGTGGCGGCCGAGGGAGCGGCGACAGCGGTTACAGCGGCAGGGGCGAGGGACGCCGGTGAATGGGGGCCCCCTGCGGCGGCACTGGCGCtggggggcggcggcgcggctaACGGGTCGCTGGAGCTGTCTTCGCAGCTACCGGCGGGGCCGCCCGGGCTGCTGCTGTCAGCGGTGAATCCATGGGATGTGCTGCTCTGCGTGTCGGGAACGGTGATCGCAGGCGAAAATGCGCTGGTAGTGGCGCTCATCGCGTCCACTCCAGCGCTGCGCACGCCCATGTTCGTGCTGGTGGGCAGCCTGGCCACTGCCGACCTGCTAGCGGGATGCGGCCTCATTCTGCACTTCGTGTTCCAGTACGTGGTGCCCTCCGAGACCGTGAGCCTGCTCATCGTGGGCTTCCTCGTGGCCTCCTTTGCTGCTTCGGTCAGCAGCCTGCTAGCCATCACGGTGGACCGTTACCTGTCCCTCTACAACGCACTTACCTACTACTCCCGCCGGACCCTGTTGGGCGTGCATCTTCTGCTCGCTGCCACCTGGACGGTGTCCCTAGGCCTTGGGCTGCTGCCGGTTCTTGGCTGGAACTGCCTGGCGGAGCGCGCCGCCTGTAGCGTGGTGCGCCCGCTCACTCGCAGCCACGTGGCGCTGCTCTCCGCAGCCTTCTTTGCTGTCTTCGGCATCATGCTGCACCTGTATGTGCGcatctgccaagtggtttggcgCCACGCGCACCAGATCGCGCTGCAGCAGCACTGCCTGGCGCCGCCCCACCTAGCCGCCACCAGAAAGGGCGTGGGTACGCTGGCCGTGGTGCTAGGCACTTTCGGGGCCAGCTGGCTGCCCTTTGCCATCTACTGTGTGGTGGGCAGCCACGAGGACCCGGCTGTCTACACCTACGCCACCCTGCTGCCCGCCACCTACAACTCCATGATCAATCCTATCATCTATGCCTTCCGCAACCAGGAGATCCAGCGCGCCCTGTGGCTCCTGTTCTGTGGCTGTTTCCAATCCAAAGTGCCCTTCCGCTCCAGGTCCCCCAGTGAGGTCTGA